One part of the Cystobacter ferrugineus genome encodes these proteins:
- a CDS encoding SLC13 family permease: MTGIALVLIIVFIGIVLFSIGTIPLEVTALTIVCLLALTGVLTPAEAFAGFSNETVIFIFALLAMTEGLSATGVMHGAGNGLARLGRFGPRGFLLGMMLLVALFSAFVPNTVSTAAFLPAALRGAKAAGLRRCGVLMPLAFASLLGGMGFLYGTSTNLVVSARLDELGHSPIGLVELTPAGLPVALLGVATVLLLAPVVLPGRTGVGEEASVPPAGHSPRVHPKALLALSIFVTALVLGSVGILPLAVAGVAGVLLMLLTGCLAPALVLRVDWRVVLMIGAMMALGVAMEKSGAGQFLGGLAAEVAVVGGPRLVLLCLMLLTVILSIPMSNQAAALVMLPVGLSAAAGLDVNPRTFAMGIALAASCSFVTPLEPSCMLVYGPGRYRLSDFFRLGGPLTALLLVALLVLVPWTWPMDAHGPLIGAR; encoded by the coding sequence GCGCTCACCATCGTCTGCCTGCTCGCGTTGACGGGAGTCCTGACGCCCGCGGAGGCCTTCGCCGGGTTCTCCAACGAGACGGTCATCTTCATCTTCGCGCTCCTGGCGATGACGGAGGGCCTGTCGGCCACCGGAGTGATGCACGGGGCCGGCAACGGGCTGGCCCGCCTCGGCCGGTTCGGTCCTCGGGGGTTCCTCCTGGGGATGATGCTGCTCGTGGCGCTGTTCTCGGCCTTCGTCCCCAACACGGTCTCCACGGCGGCCTTCCTCCCGGCGGCGCTCCGCGGCGCGAAGGCCGCCGGCCTGCGCAGGTGCGGGGTGCTCATGCCACTGGCCTTCGCCTCCCTCCTGGGCGGGATGGGGTTCCTGTATGGGACCTCGACGAACCTGGTGGTCTCCGCGCGTCTCGACGAGCTCGGGCACTCTCCCATCGGCCTCGTCGAACTCACTCCGGCCGGTCTGCCCGTGGCGCTTCTCGGTGTCGCCACCGTCCTGCTGCTGGCGCCCGTGGTCCTGCCAGGCCGGACGGGCGTTGGCGAGGAGGCCTCCGTTCCTCCCGCTGGCCACTCGCCCCGGGTCCATCCCAAGGCGTTGCTCGCCCTCTCCATCTTCGTCACCGCGCTCGTCCTCGGCTCGGTGGGGATCCTCCCGCTGGCCGTCGCGGGCGTGGCGGGAGTCCTCCTCATGCTCCTCACCGGCTGCCTGGCGCCGGCGCTCGTCTTGCGAGTCGACTGGCGGGTGGTGCTGATGATTGGCGCGATGATGGCGCTCGGTGTCGCCATGGAGAAGAGCGGGGCGGGGCAATTCCTCGGAGGACTCGCGGCTGAAGTCGCGGTCGTGGGAGGTCCGCGCCTGGTGCTGCTGTGCCTCATGCTGCTGACCGTGATCCTCTCCATTCCGATGAGCAACCAGGCCGCCGCGCTCGTGATGTTGCCCGTCGGGTTGAGCGCCGCCGCGGGCCTGGACGTGAACCCCCGCACGTTCGCCATGGGGATTGCGCTCGCCGCCTCCTGCTCGTTCGTCACCCCGCTCGAGCCGAGCTGCATGCTGGTGTACGGCCCCGGGCGCTACCGGCTCAGCGACTTCTTCCGGCTCGGAGGCCCCCTCACCGCGCTGCTGCTCGTCGCGCTCCTCGTGCTCGTCCCGTGGACGTGGCCGATGGATGCGCACGGCCCGCTCATCGGGGCGCGGTAG